A region of the Apium graveolens cultivar Ventura chromosome 6, ASM990537v1, whole genome shotgun sequence genome:
TCTACCATTCGAGCTTTAGGAGAGGAAATGCACGAATCATATGTTGTTAAGAAATTGCTTCGAGCTGTTCCGTCCTGATTTATCCAAATAGCTTCAACAATCGAGCAGTTTGGAGGTTTAGAGAAAATGACAGTTGAAGAGACCGTTGGTTCACTTCAAGCTCATGAGGAAAGATTAAAAAGGCAGAATGAGACAGCAGGGAGTAAGTTGTTGTTGACAGAGGAGGAGGAGTCCAGGCGTGAGAAAAATTAGACCAAACTTTTACTCACACGGGAGGACTGGCTGAAGCGTACAGGAAATACTGATGGGACTGACAATTGGCGAGGTGGTCGTGGTTTGAAAGGCACGAGTCCAGACAAAATTACTATGAGGTGTTTCAATTGTAATATGCTGGGGCATTATACTGTAGATTGCAGGAGGCCTCGTCGAGAAAGAAATAAAAAATCTGAAGCAAATCTGGTGGAAATGAAAGATGACAAACTTGCATTATTGCTGTCTGAGCTAGATGAAAGTAAGAAAACAATGGTGTTCCTGAATGAGGAGAAAGTAATCTCGAGATTGGAGACAGACAGAACAGCGAAGAGAACGTCACAAGTATGGTACTTGGAAAATGGATCTAGTAATCATATGACCGAAGATAAAACAAAATTATCGACGCTGGATGAAAGAATAACAGGTGAGGTAAAGTTTGGAGACGGGTCAACCGTGAATATCAAAGGGAAAGGGTCAATCACTTTCAAGTGTAAAAACGAAGAAGATAGAATATTTGCTAATGTGTTTTACATTCCACGCTTTTGCAACAACATTATAAGTCTTGGACAGATGTCAGAAGAAGGTAACAAGGTGGTAATGCTTGGTGATCTATTGTGGGTTTATGAGAAAGATGGGAGGGCGTTGATGAAAGTTAAGAGGTCTGTGAATCGGTTGTATAAAATTGTGCTGGAAGAGTCACCAGGTGCCTGCTTACTTACACAGAATACAAAGATGGAAGAAGACTCATGGCTATGGCACTGTAGCCTAAGCCTCGTCAATTTTAACGCAATGTCCATCATGAAGGAAAATGATATGGTTGTAGGTTTACCCAGATTACTTCAACCTACTGAAGTATGCAAGGGATGTCTCATGGAGAAACAAACACGGACTCCGTTTCCCTCTCGGTCGATCTCGGTCGAGCTATGCATCTAGAAAAGGGTTAGAGCTAGTCCACTGTGACTTATGCGGACCAATCTCTCCACCGACCCCATCTGGAAAGAGGTACTTCTTACTTTTAGTCGATGATTTTAGTCATATGATGTGGGTTTTCTTTCTGTCAACAAAAGATGAAGCTTTTGAAggttttaaaaaatttaaagcACTAGCTGAAAATGAGTCGGACAACAAAATTAAAACTCTTCGtactgatagaggtggtgagttcTGTTCCCTGCAATTtgaaagattctgtgaagatgcTGTAATTTTTAGGCAATATACTGCTCCTTATTCTCTATAACAGACTAGTGTGGTGGAACAAAGAAATAGAACAGTTGTAGCCACGACACGGAGTTTTTTAAAGGAGAAGGGCGTACCGTCAGAATTCTGGGGGGAAGCAGTAAAACACTCAGTATATGTGCTAAATAGATTGCCTACACGAGCCTTGTCAAGCCACACACCCTATGAAGTTTGGACAGGGCGTAAACCTGATAACTCTCATCTCAGGGTGTTTGGTTGTTGTGAGTATATGAAGGTACCATCAGTGCATACTCAGAAATTAGATGACCACAGTCAATATGTTGTATACCTTGGACGGGAACCCGACACAAAAGCCTATCGACTGTATGACCCATACAAAAAGAAGGTGTCTATGAGAAGAGATGTAAAATTCGTGGAGTGAAACTCATGGGCTTGGAACATCGTGGGAAAAACAAATAAAGCCCATATTCAGTTCTTTACTATCGACACAGCCCATGAACAAAGTTCTAGTGAAGCTGATACAGAGGAGGTTGAAGAACCTGCAACACCAGTTACCCAGACTATATCAGTCCAATCAAATGCGACACTCCCATCCGGTGAATCAATATCGACACGTAGCAGCAGTTCTCAGACATCAGGTGCAAGCAGCACACCAAAACATTTCAGAATGTTGTCTTCAATCTATGGCACTACAGAAGAGATAGAGGCGGAGGATGAACAGTTGTTATTGTTGGGGGTCGAGAAGCCAGTTACATATACTCAGGCCACAAAAGAACAGGCTTGGAATGATGCTATGCGAACTGAAATAGAAGCTATTGAAAGAAACAATACATGGCGGTTAGTTGAGCTTCCCACTGACCAGAAACCAATAGGTTTAAAATTGGTCTACACACTAAAGAAAAATGTTGAAGGAGACGTGGTGAAGCATAAAGCGAGGCTTGTCACAAAAGGATATGTGCAGAAATAGAGAGTTAATTTTGAGGAGGTGTTTGCGCCAGTAACCCGTCTTGAAACTGTGCGTTTATTGTTGGCGTTAACAGCAAAAAACTGCTGGAAAGTCCACCATCTTGATGTTAAGTCGGCCTTTTGAATGGTGATCTACAAGAAGACGTATATGTTATGCAGCAAGAGGGCTTTGTGCAAACGGGCAAGGAACAGATGGTACACAAGTTACTGAAAGCATTGTATGGACTTCGACAGGCTCCACGGGCCTGGTATGCTAAGTTAAATAAGTGCTTGGAAAGTCTGGGCTTCACTACATGCCCATATGAGCATGTAGTGTATACGAAGCGGGTAGGCAATGAAATAGTGATAATTGGAGTATATGTAGATGACTTGTTAGTTACAGGAACCAGCATATCACTCTTACACTGGTTCAATGAACAGATGAGTCAGACATTTGATATGAGCAATCTTGGCAGATTGTCTCATTATCTCGGAATAGAAGTGAGCCAAGGAAAGGAGCTCATCGAGCTGAAGCAGACTTCAAATGCAAAGAACTGCTAGAGAGGTGTGGTATGGGTGAATGTAAGACTACGAAATATCTAGTGGAGCCAACGTTACAGCTGCACAAGGATGTGAACGGAAAGCTAGTAGAATCGACTGAGTTTAAAAGTGTTGTGGGAGGTCTGAGATATCTGGTTCATACACGACCAGACTTCTTCTATACTGTTGGAATTGTATGCCGTTACATGGAGCGACCCATGGTCATGCACTAGAATGCAGTGAAGCGAATTCTCCATTATTTGAAAGGTACGCTTGGTTTTGGTCTGATCTattccaagggaaatgaaaataatatattgtCGGGGTACTCTGATAGTGATCTATCAGGGAAAATAGATGACAGGAAATCTACTGGAGGAATGGCTTTCTATTTAAATGAAAGTTTGATTACATTGGTGTCTCAGAAACAGCGCTGCGTAGCTCTATCATCATGTGAAGCAAAATTTATGGCAGCTACGGCGGCTACTTGTCAAGATATATGGCTACGAAATTTGTTGGGAAACATTACTGAGGAGAAGGTAGGTCTTGTAGTCTTATATATTGCCAACAAGTCAGTGATCGATTTAGCTAAAAATCTTGTGTTCCACGGAAGAAGCAAACACATTGATATACGATACCATTTTATTCGTGAATGTGATGAGCGAGGCGAGATAAAGGTTGAGCATATTGGAACTGGAGATCAGCGGGCAGATGTCTTGACTAAAGCTATGGCCACTGTCAAGTTCGAGATACTGCGGGCACTGCTTGGCATGAAGAACTTGCAGAAGCCAAATTTAGATTAAGGGGGTATTTGTTGGTTTTAATTTAAATTTGGTTTTTATATTTTGAAGTGTGTATTTAACTAAATCAGATGTTAAGTCAAGACTGCAGCTAAGGCTTAGTTAGGAGTTTGTTTCCTGTTTTATAGGATCGCGGAGTAGTAGATCAGGCGTAGGAATGTGGTTGCCATTTTGTAGGAACCAGCAACTCTTGTTTCTGTTTAAGTACTTCTTGTAATCTTTAGTTCTAGATTAAGAAGCTGAGTATTATATTGAGCTCTTCAGATATATCTATTTGTGTTAAAGAGTTTAAATATATAGTTCTGATTTTTCAGGTGGTTGGAGGACTCGAACCGGAGACTCTTCGTAAAccgagctctgataccatgttaagtaacCGACTCCTTTGAAAACCTTAAGGTGTCACATGAAGACCCCGACAGGATTTTATGATATTCAACAAACTAAACAAGCAGTCAAGCACTCAAAGCACTCAAGGGAAGTGTGTTTTCCTCTATACTGCACCTCCATTTTCATACCTATATCTCTTTACTTTGAGGGGAATTCTTTTCCGGTAAGGTCAATTACAAGAACTTTGAATCCTTATACACATATTTCCTAGGAATATCTTCTAAATTAATCCCTGTGGGGGGTGGAGGGCTGGGGGTGGGTTTAGGGTgttctttcttttctcttctttagGTCTGTTGGGCTATATCTTCTTTCAGATTATATCGGTCCTATATATTCTGAATACTGTTAGGTTACGCACCAACACTCAGTTTTCTAATTTTGTTATTTTAGGTTTATGTGCAAGAATAAAACATACCTATAGAAGGGAGGTTACTTACAGATAATGCAATGTTGGCGTTTGAAATAAATCATTATATGAGGAGAAGCACGCAGGGGCAAAATATATGGGCTGCTTTAAAAATAGATATTTCCAAGGCATATGATCGCTTAGAGTGggattttatttataatatgatGGTGAGATTTGAGTTTCATGAGCTTTGAATAGCACGAATTATGGGGTTCTTGAACTCGGTTTCATATAGTGTTTTACATGAGGATGGGGAGTTTGGTAATATTAAGCCACAAAGAGGGTTACATCAAGGAGACCCTATTTCGCCCTACATTTACAGAATGTGTGCGGAAGGGTTAAGTGCTATGATTAGAAGGAGTGAGCAAGCGGGTTTGCTTCATGGTTGTAAGGTTGCAAGAGGTGCTCCGTCAAACTCCCACTTATTATTTGCCGATGATTGTTATTTTTTATTTCGTGCAAATGTTGGGGAAGCAGATGTGATGAGACGAATTCTGGATCGATATGAGTATAATTCGGGCCAGATGGTGAATTACAATAAATCAGTGGTGATTTTCTCGCCCAATACCTCTGAGCATGTCAGATATGATGTATGTCAAGAACTTGGAGTTCGAGAAGCAGCAGCACCAGGTCGGTACTTGGGCATTCCAATGTAAATTGGGAGGAATAAGGCAAAGCTTTTAATTTTTTGGTGGGTAAAATTGACCAGAAACTGCAGAACTGGAACAATCAATTAATTTCAAGAGGTGGTAAAGTGATATTGCTCAAAACAGCTGCACAATCCATACCGAACTTTTGGATGTAGCTGTTCCTGGTACCGAATATAATATGTGACAAGATAGAGAAACAGATGAATGCTTTTCTGTGGGGAAAGGGAGGATCAAGTGGTGGGATTAAGTGGTTGTCGTGGGATAGAGTGTGTGCAATCAAGGAAGAGGGGGGATTGGCTTTTAAAAAACTAAAGGATTTTAATATAGTGATGTTAGCAAAGCAGTCATGGAGGTTGATGCTGGAGTGTAATCCTTTAGTTAGTCAAGTTATGAAAACTCAGTACTACCCAAAGACTGATTTTTTAAACGCTACAATGGGGTCGAATCCGAGTTATCTTTGGCGTAGCCTTATAGTAACTCAGGAAACGATGAAACAGGGAATGCGTAGGAGAATTGGAAATGGATTGACAACTACGGGATGGAAGGTACCATGGCTTCCTAACTTGGAAAATGGATTTCTTATGACAGAAATATATGAACAGTTGCAAGATAGTAAAGTTCAGAGCTTGTTAGCTGAAGACCAGAATTCATGGGATATTGAAATCTTCTCAGATTTATTTACTGAACGAGATAAAAAGCTCATATTACAAATTCCAATCCCTTTACGTGACAAGGAAGATTCATGGTACTGGGCACCGGAAGATAAAGGAATATTTTCTGTCAAAAGTTGTTACAGGAAGATTAGGGGGGAGGATGCCTATGTGGATCGAATTTTCTGGAAAAAAGTATGGGGATTGCAGCTGCCAGGGAAGATGATCAATTTTATATGGAGAGCCTGTTCAAATGTTTTGCCAACTACAGTGGCCTTACAAAGTAAAAGGGTCGATATCAACCTTCAATGCTCATGGTGTCATGTAGGGATGGAGGATGCAGTTCACGTGCTTTTTGAATATAATATTGCCCGAGAAGTGTGGACTTCAGTTGTATTGCAAGATGCTGTTCGAGTCATAGAAAATGATACGGTCATAGCAATTTTTAAACGAGTCAGTAACATGGGTACTAGGGAGCAGCTAGCTACGGTGGGATTGTTTTGCTGGAGCCTATGGTCGAGGAGGAATAGGTGGGTATGGGAAAAGATACATACATCGGTGTTTGGCATTAAAGCAATGGCTTTAAACTTAGTGGCGGACTGGAGGAAAGTTCGACAGAAGGATGAAATAAATAGGAGTATAAGTACGTGGTACTGCAGAACGTGGAAAAAGCCTCCAGAAAATTGGATAAAGATTAACATTGATGCGGCTTATCGTGCAGCAGGATACAACATTGGTGTTGGATGTGTAGTTCATGATCACGGAGGCAGATTCCTTAGAGCCATAACTAATGTATTGCATGGTACTGCACAGGTGTGAGAGGCGGAGGCTTGGAGCTTGAAGGAAGCTATTGAATGGGTGAGGAGCTGGAGGAATACAAAGTGCATCTTTGAATCAGATGCCAAAATACTAGTGGACGCATTTCAGAGGGATCGAGGGCGATCAAACTTTGATACTATTGTGGAAGCTTGTAGTGATAATCTTAAACACTTTGAGGAAGTGTTGATAGTTTTTGTTAGTCGATCTGCGAATATAGTAGCTCATGCTTTGGCTCGAGCTGCATGTTCTATGCCAGGTCCTATGGAGTGGGTTACTACTGCTCCGGAATTTATCTCATGTAATATTGATTTGGAAGCTATTTAATATATGAAAGTACGttataattcaaaaaaaaaaacaTACCTATAGTTATAGATTTAAGGCATTTCTATTGAATAAAATTCATTCCTTTCTTACATATGTTGTTTCTAAATAAGAGAGAAAAAACATCTAGTGTATGATTTGCAAATTATACTTGAATAGAGATATATTCCATGTTTCTCTTTAAATTATGAGTTCCAAAGTCCCCAGCAGAAACATTAAAAAGTAGGTAAAATTTTATTATAACAAGATTGGGGAAAAAGTTCTCACCAGATCGATTTTAAGAAGTTGCAGATTAGGGAACTTCTGACCAGACAAAGAACATGTTGACTCTGATCCAATTCATACAATTCAATACAGTGCAGGTACAGATATTTCAAGTTCTCCATAGTTCTTGAAAGCCTCATGAAAGTAGCTGCACCTGGTTTAAGAATCTACATACAAAAACAAATATATCTAAGTACATCGAAAAATAAATTAAACTGTGAGACATTTAGTTGGATCAGCTAATTATAGTAGTTAATAACAATTAAATTTAGTTGGATCAACTAATTATAGTAGTTAATAACAATTAAGTTAAAGATTACCTTGAGAAAGAAGCCATCAAGAAAAAGAGAACCGAGTCTAGGCATATTGTGGACTAGCTTGTCCAAAGTTATCACCTGCTTACCGGTACTTGGCAATTCATTCATCCCAAGCTCAAGAACTTGCAATTTTTGGATGCATTCAAACCATTGGTAATAAATTACTTCACAGTCAACGATTCTCAATGAAGTGACCTTATTTTCACAGTTAAACTGGCATCCCAAATGTTCAATCCCAGTGCAAATTTCCATATCCAATTCCTTGAGTTGAGTGCCTAATGACATGTCAGCATATATTGCGACATACTTAAGTTCAACACTAATCAGGTTACAAAATCCTCCGAATCCAAAGGGTGGATTTAGTTCGCAGTTCACGAGGGTCAAATGAGTTAATTGCGAACAGGAAAAGAAATAAGAGGGCACAATGAAGGGGTTAAAGAGTGATTCATTAAGAAGCTTCAGTTTCCTAACACCACTGTCTGATATGTTTCTAATCCATATAGCCATATCTAGAGTTTGATGAATAGGCAGGTTTTCAGGAATGAAAAGAAGGAAATCCAAAACTGGGCCTCTATGAGCTGAAAATATATCAGTAATTGTTCGTGAAAGTTCTAATAATTGAGTATGTTCATCTAACTCAGAAAACTTCTCAAAAACCAATTCTGAGATTAAATTTTCATCCAAATGTATTCGGGGGTGCATTCGCCACACATCCCTCCATGTTTTAGAGATAACACTTGTCCTTGCCGCATCATCAGTCAGTAAGCGTTCTAGGATTGAGTCCATTAAGCTTGTGGGCAAGCTGCTGATCCTATCAACTGCTGCGCCTCCATATTCAAATTGCCTAGTTTTCGCATCACTAGCCATAAGTCTGAACTCGAAAACAGGCAGGGACACAAAAATTTAAAAGGATGTTACAGACTAGTAGTAATTAAATTGCTCGCAGTACAAAGTCACAACATCTAAGAGCATAAAATTTTGCTACATATATCAAATTAATGAATTTGAATTCATCATGTTTTCAAGATCCTAATTGTAAACAAACAATTCACCCATAGCACTTACAATTTTAAAGGAAAGATCCTAGTTGATCGAAACACACAAACGAATGAATAAAACATACATCAATAAATAGAAATCATTTATGGATTTGATACCTGAGTTTCGGTGATAGACTTGTAGTAGCTGTGATTTAGGGCTTAATCAGAAAAGTCGTGCTTTGATCTTAATTTGTGATGTCGCTACATGAATTTTGAAACTATTTTGAATAGTAAGAAAATGACCCGACAAATGCTGGTGAGGTGTCTCCCCGACAGGATTAGGTGCttacatttaaaaaaaataaaattatataaactatagttctaattttttttaaaaaaattctttttctgaataaaaataaaatatttatacttttattcagaaaaaaaatttaattttttttaaaactattgtttctatttattttaaaatgCGTACTGTTTTAAAAACGATAACAATTGAGAGAGACGGAGGGAGTACAATATTTTTTTCCTTGTATATAAGTGAGATACATATTTAATGTatcttttttaaatttttaaaccTTTTGTTCAAACTTTTTtttttagttttgattttttttctatTTAACCTATTAATTTTTAATTGCTGTCTAACTgttaattttgaaaattttaagaaattaaaaaatataaattaatgaGAATTATTTTTGTTTTAGGTTCATGCTCTTTAGAGCCCTTACACTAAACCTTTACAGGTAAGAGTAAGTGCACAattttactttatttgttaggATTGTGGGCAGAATTTCACAATTATATTTTAAagtaatggcaaagaatatgtacATCAGAATTTGTCTTGTAATGATTTGAAGGTTTTATTTTAAGGATTGATAGCGAAATCCTTTTATTTagtatatattaaaaaaaatcaattatatattataatttgatTATTTTACTGTACTAGTAAAAATAGAGAAGTATTAAAAATAGAGAAGTATTTAAACGCTAAGCGTGTTTAAAAATACTATTTAATAGTTATTGCATATTAAAAATGTCAAAATAAATTCATAATTATTAAAACAGAGTTAAAAATCGAACAATATTTGAAAAcataattttgaataatttaaattataaatgtGACATTTGGGTTATTTCTTTGCATGATTTCTAATATTTACTTGACTTGAtgaaattaaatataaatttagtattaatttaattaattaatatttgttttgaaatttcatttatttacttaatttaagttattatattattttattacttTATTTTTAATCTTTCCTGATAATAAAAGTGATCgaagaaaaatataaaataacagAGAATGGATAACACTCAATTTTAATGATAAGTTTCTACTTTTATAATCAACTTTCTATTGTTCAAAATAGTGAAAACTTATTTATTCCTCCGGTGCCTAATTGATAGGAGATAGTAATAAGTTAAAAAATTAAACAATGATGTCGCTTGTTCATAATGAGAATAGGTAATAAACAAGTTTTATGTTCTAATAATAATATAAGACTAGCATGGATGTCGGCTTTGGACAACATTGATTTTTTAATAATCAACTGATTACATATAATATATATGATTACATATAATAGGTTCTCCAAATTGAGAAGCTTGGAGGCTtattgttcttgttttcaaaaaGGCACAGAAGAAATGTAAAAGAGTTAAATTGACTGAGTTACATTATTGCTACATACACTAAACAGAAAATGAGTTTGCGTCACATATTTATATTTCTTTATTTTGTTAACTGATTAGTCCTTCTTCTTTGTTAGTGGTGGCTATTAGAAGTTGAGCTGGGAAATTATATGAATATGGTAACTTGAGCTTGAAACCTAGtttgatattaaaaatattattgatCACTGACATATTAATAGTTGTAAATACAAAGTTGTAGCAAGATCTAGGTCGATTATGCTCAGAGGAGTGTGGCATGCAACACATGCTTTGTATTTGGATACAGCCTAATCAACCACAAGTTGATGCTGAATATCAGCAATCACTACTTTAGCAACTTGGGAGATAAATCTGATTGCAGTTTCTTTCCCTATGCCACTTGTTGCTCCAGTAATTAGAGCCACCTTGCCTTCCAGCTTGTTTCTTTTGTAAACAAAGAGAAGCATTATCGCCTCTATTACTATATCATCAAGTAAACTTTTTTGTGTGACTGTGAGAAATTTTATAAGTTTCTAACATACCCACAATGTGCACAAAATAAAAAATCTAAGCATACTGAACCATAATTTTCCTTTTTTCCATCTAATTTAATTTGTATATATCTTGaaacattttaaaataaaacttcTAATTTTTTGAGCAGGGCTTTAACTTAAATGTAGTTAGTGTATAGACAATAGTAAAAATACAACAACATTTTCGTAAAGTAATTAAAATAACAATTGAACTTAAAAAAATAACaacattaattaaaataaaaataattctaTTGAACAAAAAAGCAACTTACTGACAGACAGGGTTTTTAATACCAAGTAAAAAAAATAAGGGCCAAAATATGCAATAGCAAAGGCTCATCTATACTTTCCAGGCAAAAATAGGTCTCAAATCCTAGTTGGAACCAAAAGCAGAACTTTGGTGAATGGTAGCCCCCAAACAGGTGCAAGCAGACTTGGTTGGACATGTACAACTATTCAACTACCCTGATTACACCAAACAAAGGTTCCTGGTGAATTGCATGATGGTAAATTCCGTATATGAAATAAATCACTTTCGTAACTTGCATATAAACCTTAAGGGAAAAAGTTAGGCATATAGGTttgttttgctcttgaatgagtTTGGCATATAGTTTCCAACAATTTATATTTATATAGCCAAGGATGCAAAGCTTGTCAAATTTCTCATTATTCTAGCTTCACATGCTGAAATTAAACATAGGATCTCCCTAACAAGCAAATCAGATAAACTGCAACATTTAGGGCGTCGTGATTGATGTCAGTTCAAATGCAACATTATA
Encoded here:
- the LOC141663547 gene encoding F-box/FBD/LRR-repeat protein At1g13570-like isoform X2 — encoded protein: MASDAKTRQFEYGGAAVDRISSLPTSLMDSILERLLTDDAARTSVISKTWRDVWRMHPRIHLDENLISELVFEKFSELDEHTQLLELSRTITDIFSAHRGPVLDFLLFIPENLPIHQTLDMAIWIRNISDSGVRKLKLLNESLFNPFIVPSYFFSCSQLTHLTLVNCELNPPFGFGGFCNLISVELKYVAIYADMSLGTQLKELDMEICTGIEHLGCQFNCENKVTSLRIVDCEVIYYQWFECIQKLQVLELGMNELPSTGKQVITLDKLVHNMPRLGSLFLDGFFLKILKPGAATFMRLSRTMENLKYLYLHCIELYELDQSQHVLCLVRSSLICNFLKSI
- the LOC141663547 gene encoding F-box/FBD/LRR-repeat protein At1g13570-like isoform X1, which codes for MASDAKTRQFEYGGAAVDRISSLPTSLMDSILERLLTDDAARTSVISKTWRDVWRMHPRIHLDENLISELVFEKFSELDEHTQLLELSRTITDIFSAHRGPVLDFLLFIPENLPIHQTLDMAIWIRNISDSGVRKLKLLNESLFNPFIVPSYFFSCSQLTHLTLVNCELNPPFGFGGFCNLISVELKYVAIYADMSLGTQLKELDMEICTGIEHLGCQFNCENKVTSLRIVDCEVIYYQWFECIQKLQVLELGMNELPSTGKQVITLDKLVHNMPRLGSLFLDGFFLKILKPGAATFMRLSRTMENLKYLYLHCIELYELDQSQHVLCLVRSSLICNFLKSICFMEYRAMMV